aatttcatttgattcaaaaCATGCTAGAAATATGTCAGACAAGCTCAACAAGTCATGTTCAATCCTCACTGTAAGGCCCAAATTTTACTCGGGGCccaataaaaccaaacccaaattaAACCTAGCCCATTACCCAGTTACAAGCCCAAACTCAATTTTGGCCCAACCTAATCCCAATACAATAGCCCAacccaaacataaaaaaaaaactaaaaaaaactagcCACCAAAGTCTGTCACCACCCACACCTCCACCTGCTCCACTTGCACCTGCAAAATAGAAAAAGGGgaaaagacaacaacaaataataataaaatttgtaaaaaagggATGGCTATAAGAAAGCCATCCGAAAATCAGGAAGAGGAGGGGGGATTTTGGATTCTATCTCATTTTTTTCGGCTAAAAATAGAAGCCGAAAGAAATCGTAAAAGGGGGATCCCCATTCTTGTACGCaagatttcagaaaaaaaaaagaaaaaaacacaaaGAAAAGGTGGATTTCTGATCGTATTCTCTTGGTTTTCATTTTGTTAtttaggcttagtttggatgggcggtgtgtttagctccggtgagattaaaaacagcggtggcggtgagattagttactgtagcggtgagattagatactgtagcagtgagattagaaacagcggtggagtgtgtgtttggattcaaacgcagctgtagcggtgaggtgaaaatagaaaatgacttttaaggacatttgattaaaaatgatatataatagaagttttaaaaattatttaacaattacaaaattaataaatgattaaaaattattacaattatatttatttttaataataaataattaaaaatgaattaaaactaaagaaaaattcaaaaatttattttatttaatatttcaaaattaatcatatatttaattgTAGGGACTCAATACATTATTGaaaaactattgtaattattgagcctttagaaaaataaaacattattgaaagataaaataataaagcaaCACTAGAATAAGGGTCTTAATGCATGTTATTTCAAATGTTTGTTATTAGTAACTCAACATTGCTAGCAtcaaataactttaaaactaaaatcAACCGTTGGCTAGTAACTGAAATAGCCTATGGCCACCATGTAGAACGTGCAATGTCGAGCCTTGAGCTGGTCATCAATGCTAAAGGGAAGAATTAAAAATCACATCTGTTGGGGTTTTGACAGCAGAGGAAGAAAACAGAAGCAAGTAACCCGGATGATGTAAAGATTAACTTCATTACTTGAATAAGCAATATGCCATATACATAAGTAGTCCGGATTACATGTGTTGGTTTTTTTAGCAGAAAactaaggagaaaaagaaaaacgaatgCAAAGAAGTTTGAACAATAAGAAAACTGAATTTGATTTCCAAAATTCAGATCTTTTTCATTGACTTGAGAAGCATTTATGTtacaatgaaatatggcagtTAACTAATGTATAGCTGCTCCCACTAATACATGACTAAAGCCTAAATAGAATTACAAACAAAATGTAGCTGACATACCAgctataacatcaaacataaatccAACCCTATCGAAATGTATTATAACAAGAGATAGATGTCTAAGGTGTCATGCTACTAAAGACATCTAAAATTGGACGCCCAAGTAAAGAAGCAAAAATCTATGAATGTTTATTTAGGTACAAAAAAATTCCTGAAAAATGCAGGCACAAAAGATGAAAAGATATTATCTTTGCATATTGCATGCCAAACTAGTCTAAAACCTTCTATCCAAAAATACCAAACCTTTTAAGGAAGCAGTTTTCAACTGATCTTAACAATGGAAATCGAGTCGTAGCAAAGTAAGGTCATAATAAATGGTGGATAACACGAAAGCAAAAATAACCATGAAGAAATAAATCTATCAAGTGAACCTCTTCAATTGCCGAGGTATGTTCCTCTAGGCGCAAATCATGTACTTTTGGAAGAGCACAACTGCACATTTTCTAACATAAACAGATGGATCTCTAGCACACTTGCCCATAGCCACCAGAACAAGAGGTGCAATAACATGAAGACGAATTCCAACCATGGTGCGAAGTGCCCATGCTCTCACCAAGGGATTAGGATCCCCCAAATCCTTCTGGAAACAATTAATTGACAACAATGCTTCGTTGGGACGCCTACAAAATTAAACACAGAAACATTAACAATAAGTTCAATCTACCTGCTTAAATACAAGAAATACAATCCAGGTCACTCATCACCTCTCCTTTGAACCACTATTATTTTAAACTAATGAGTTTCTACCATCTCAAGCACTGCTTTTATTAAGAAAAAGAACAGTTATTCAAAatgaattgtaattaattaaacttgaaaagtGCTTAAAAACCATGTTCTAATAACTACTCTTATCTAATAACTAGTTAAACTTGATACCGTTTCTATCCGGTGCAATTAGAGATAGATTTCAAGCAAGCATGTTCTTTGTTCATACTAATAATTCCCTCATTTACTAATATTGCTTCTTAACATATGGAAGCAACCataggaaaataaaaagaatattgtAAGAGAAGTTTGCGAAACATACTTTTCAGCATAATGCAGTAGATACAAATAAACAAGTTTCTTTACTTCCAAAGATTGAAATGCCATGTTTTAAACAACCTGTAATTCAAGCAACCAGAGAAATGAAAAACATATATACACCTCAATTAACAAACAAATATAAGATTTAAAAGTATCCATTACCAAACCCTGATTTCATATCATGAATGCAATTATGAACAACTATCTGTATTTTATCCACAGTCTTAGACCCGATTCAACCATTTCTTCACTAATCAGAGTACAACTATCAATAAAGATCCAATGAATTATAACTACAACACTCGATAGCttaattttctttctcaattaTCCTGTGATAAGTTCACTACACCTATTAAACaatgatatttaaacttttagaCACTTAAATTTATTTACACTTTCCAGAAACCTTATCAGCAGTCAAAACGGTGCTTTGAATGAAATTACAAAATCCAGATCActtcaatattaaattttaagtaaatttttcAGAGTTCATTcaataaaaagaaatcaaaaatgaAAAACGAAATTACCTGAGGGAAGTAATTAGAGACGTCGAAGCTTTGAGCGATGAGAGCGAGGAGTCGCTTGAGAGCCTCACACTTCTCCGAATCGAATTTACTATCTAAAAGCGGAGCTATGCTGACATCATTTGGATCGTTGTAGGGGTGAGCATCGGTTCAATCCGGAACACCATCGTCGACGCCTTGCTCAACATCTCTGCCATCGCTCCGAACTGTGGAAACATTTTCGATTAGTTTTTCCTATTTCTTCTTTACACAAATTAAGAATtcataaaaattgaatttgaaaaattaatttcaagGGGGAAATTGAGAAGACTTTGTGATCTCTTGATGTACTAATGGAAGCATTCATGGTAGATTTGcctgagaaagagagaaagagaggaaacaaaatagaatatgctgagaagagaagatgaagaacggaagaagaaaaaggaatgaaGAACGGAAGAAGGAGAAGGAGCCTTACCTGGATGAAGGAGGAATCGGAAGAAGTCCTTGACCAAACTGATTTGCAACCCAAGGGGAAGGGGaaagggaaggggaaggggaaggggaaagggGAGAAGAAGGTAACAGACATCAGAAAAGCCTGAAGAATGCAATTGAAGAACATATGGGTAAAAGAGGAAAACAAAAAGCAACTGAAGTTGCTAAATTTTTATTGGAACAAAAGGCTCCAGTCTGGAATTGAGACTCCAGTGAGATGAAATGCATTTTCAACGCACTGAAGAAAGCTTTCCAAACACCCTTGCGTTTGCTAACATTTCAGTTACAATTTTTTTTAGCCTTAAAAAACCAACGTACTGAGATGCAGTTGCATCCAAAGGAAGCCttagtttcttttttatttttgtttacaaaTCTATTAAACGAAAGTgggcataaaaaataaaaaaaaaagaggagaagagaGTCTTACCGGATCCACCCCGGGGTTGCGTCGCCGGAGTTTTCTTTTCCGTCGTCAGAATCGACGCAAGGAGAATGTGGGGGGttctttctcctttgttttcCTCAGTATAGAGAGGCCTCTCCATTGAATCTCCCTTTAAAAGTGCCAAAAACCCGGTTCCATGAGGCTTTGAACCACCGTTTACGATGGAAGCCACGGCGGGTTCACGATGGTTTGGTGACAGTTCAAAAGGGGGAAGGTAGAAAACCTAGCAGAGAAAAGAAGTTGAGGAGAAGGGGCTGCTCTCTTTATTTCTGCTGAATGATTAAAAGGGGGGTGaatgttttaagaaaaaaaaaagattttttttaaaaaggaatttgagtgttctaaaagtttttttttaaaaagggggcCACtgttctttaattttaattgcttttggggaaaggaaaaagatggCCTACGCATGTTCCCCTTAAATGGGTAATTTGCGCGGCCAGTCCTTTCTATTTTGCGTTACCTTTAATTTGTCCCTATtatgtttctttcatttttctccaAAAGTTTGCACGCTGTTTCAGTTTGGTCCGTGCCTAGGCAGTGTTTTTGGTGATTTGGGTCATTTTCAATTTTGATCCCCGAGCATTTGTGTGCGTTTTATTTCGGCCTACAATTTTGTTTAAATGATTAGttttgtttataaattatccCTTTGGTTTTGTTGTGCTTACAATGAAGTTTTTTTTCCTTAAGAAATAAGAGCATATTATTTTAGCATATAATCTTATATTGTTTTGATGATTTCGTTGTTTTTTTTTATGTgcatattttgtttttcttttcttttttcaaatacTTTCGTATATTATCATtatctcttttatatatatatatattatattaggtttattaatttcttatattatttacttaaatgtTGTACATATATCACTTTGCATATTGCTAAATCTTTTTGAAACTTCATTTATGTATTatagatatatttgatgcatctCAAATTTCCATgtaaattattttatggcatttattttaaaattcattcgtatgatattatttaatttattacttatttatattttctatttattttaaaagtattatatCCATTATTTGTTTTAAAGTCTTTGTATTACTTTTATAGTAGTGTTCTTTTAAAATTTCCTTTCTTCCCTattgttcattttattttaaaacttgataTTTTATTTGAGTAATTTGCTTAAAACTTCTTTTAAGttggcttttaattcattagcttataattattaacatttgtatttatatatttgttcCTTCATGTTTTTGTATCGTTCTTGATTATTCATGTAATGTTATTGTCCCAAATTTTTATTTCTGGCTCAATACTAAGCTTGCATGCTCTTTATTGCATCATGTTTTTTTAATTCCAACTTCTTTCTCAACGTCAATTGTTTTTATCTCTAAATAATCAAACAAGTATATTGACTCATTTTTTTGCAATTGTATTTGAAACTTCACAAATCAAGGAAAtgtttcgtgtttggaaattcgggaaatagttgtgtcctaactcactggatatgacattttgttacctcgaaataagatttttcgcaagtaaaggcaatattagatgtttggcaattcagggaatcgtgccctatcgtgctgggttgcaatttcctgtTTGTTcgaaacaatcgaatattccttcgGTGTTCCACTCAtgtcttttaaaaaatttcattaaaacgaAAGAGATGTTCGATATTTAGCAATTcatggaatcgtgccctaacgtatttggttgcaatttctcgtttgctcaaaataatcgaatgtctctttagaatttcattcatgttttctaaaaaaaaaacttataaaggaAATGTTCGGTATTTAGCAGTTCGGGGAATAgtaccctatcgtgctgggttgcaatttcctatttgctcaaaataatcgaatatctctccggaatttcactcgtatcttccaaggtgaggcaatggtcaatgtttggaaattcgaggaatcgtgccctactgtgctgggtatcGATTTTTTGTTAgaccaaatagttgggcatccttttgttattttcgaATTACAAATTTTCGaacgtcgaaacaagaagatttttggcaatggactcgggttattcaaatgttattaacaagaaccacatttcaaaaacatttttaattttagacaaaaggacagtatttaatcaatttggtaccaattttgggcgtaatgaggatgctaatccttcctcatacgtaaccgactcccgagcctattttctcatattttcgtagaccaaaatcattgttttaataaaccaaaatgttttattaaaacaacccaaatttctaggtgatccgatcacacctaaacaaaaaaagattggtggcgactccattttcgctttccaaaaagtcgatccatcatttttaaaacgaaataaaaaaatggtttcgacactcaCATCAATACTTTCGTTACTTAAACATCAACAACACTTTAatcattaagtttttttaaagtgAATTTTACTAGATTTAAGCTTAATTCAACTAACCCAttaattagttattaagattaaaagatttagttcaatttaccatcagaggaaactttgagaaattGAGTTAAATGACACATAATATTAAGTGTTGAATTAGGAATTCTTGTAACACATGTTAGATTTGAAGCAGATACAATAAATTCAAGCTTCAActaagtttttgattttatgattaattaattattattaagggCCTAAATGTAAAGGATAAGAATTTTGAGGTTTGTTAGTGAATAATGTTAGAATAAGGTCCCTGTAGTATTTTTACAAGACCAGATTTAAATTTGATCAGGTAGATTGTGAGATACGGGTATTTCAGACATTAGGATTCAAAAAGGTTAAATAGGGTCAAACATCTCATGACATTATTGTTAGTAAGCCACTGAATGGCTAACCATGCCATTGATGGTGTGTCTATATACTTATATAGAGAAAGAATTGGAAAGAATTGAAGcaataaaaggaaaaattaaaattgttgaTTAAACCTTGAGAAAAACTTACTCATTTTGTTTGTTGAAAGGTAAATTCTCATGTAACTTACTATCTTTCCTTATTTTTTTGTAAGTTTATGTGAATCCTTTAGTTAATAGTATTACTAGTATGTAACATGCTAAAAATGGATAAACTAGACATGCTTGGCAAAAAAGCATTAATGAATTATGAATGAGATGAAATGGATACTATGTTAAATATGGAATGTAAGTATGTCTATATACATAGTAATATGCTTGATAAGACATGGCCAAAAGAAGGGCTAATGAACTTTATTATGTTATATGATAAGTATATGTTTCTTATAAAGCTACGActtataaattatgaaaattgaaatGTAATTGTTCAAAGTAAATGTATGATCATTAATGATATATGCCTATGTAAACCCAGTAGAAAGGATATGATACAGCTGGCATGCCAATAGTGTCATATGTACATTTTTGTACAGGTTTCGGTAGTGATATGAAGACTATTTATGTCATTGGATGAtttagcatttgttgcggatcATTGGATATGAATTGTCTCTAAGGAGACCTTGGTGTGATAGAGGGATGTATTTGTGTGTTTGCGTgtgagtgtgtgtgtgtgtgtgtgtgtgtgtgtgtgtgtgtgtgtgtatgtgtgtgtgtgtatgtgtgtgtaacaacctaaaatttcagtggtgtcggaacagtgattcgagatcactaaatccgaaaaataagattagaaaattaaataaaaataatatttagaagTGAGTGAgatattagaaatatttttaaataggtgaaattaaaatttaaggagaagttattaaataaattaagtcgAAAATGGGGTGCTGAGACCCCAATTtcataaaaccgagtcaaaaataattttataagtatttatggagtgttagtaacatggtattaaaatttcattagaaaattttaatgtttgggtggTCAATtgaatgaaaaggactaaattgaaaaaggtgtaaaggttgctagaatgattaaatagctcagTTGTCAAATAAGGAAGGACATAAAGTGTAAATAAGCCCAAGGGAGATATTTTCAGCGGCACATGCAGAGAAAAATCAGAAAAATTGAGgaaataagggaaaaattggaaaattacaaaattaactaaataaagataggactaaagtggaaatatctagatttttctttattttcttcattctcatcagccaaaaacgcCATATGAGGGTTTTATAagcttttttttcataatttttacataaagtgagtaaaatattgttttttcttgtaatttttgtggttttaagacttttacaactaggtcctactatctaattcattagtttttttattatatggATTATTATGGAAGTTTCCATGGATGagtgctgaaattttatgatgaattagcatgaatttgaagctttaatttggttGTGAGatgatttatttaagtaatttcaatagaaattgatgttTAGGACCTCATTGTGAAAATGTTGAAATTAGGGTTTggtgttaaaattttgatttaaaaaggttatgaagtagtttaaaatgatataataaagtgttaattgagaaaatttagctcaattgagaggttaattaagaaaggactaaattgtaaaaattataaagtttggggtaaatgtgtaatttcaaaaattaaaggttataaagcatgaattgaattgaaattgaagtAGATGCtgatgattaaataattttatattctagatcaagaatCAGAAGATAAATGAGGAAAACGAAAAGTTGTCAAACAGTTCCTGAAATataacaacttttacaaattggcccaagtaagttcatatggttggattgtgtgattattttttaaattataaatgatgTGATGTTATCTACATGTTGCTATTGTATTGTTAATAATGTGAAACATTGTAAAGATCAGATTGAAAGTTCAAATTGAGGAAAACGCAAGATTGAGTACGTTCGTGTTGTGTCaagtgatgaattgatggataagaccatggttaatCCATGGCAAAATTATGacatgtaggtatggtattatccatactGAGTTATGACACGTAGGTatggtgtaacagcccgattttgggcctagtcggaacagtggtttcgggaccactattccgaggccagagaaaattattttagtattattttatgtgttataatatgattttataagtgcatgttaattttggtatattaattttagcgatttctagtccaatttcgaaaaatgactaaatcgcgtaaaaagtaaaagttgtgttttaatacctaaaggtgttaaattgccttgtatcttaaattgggggtatttaaagtgaaattaggccattgaaagtgtgatggccggccatgggagaaaaaaatagttgaaaagtcaaaattagacaaaatagttttattattaacaaataaaaaaaaaagaaaaagaaaaaagctatcattttctcttccccttcaccgaaatatgcagcaaagaaagggttttgaagctggaaaatttcagcaacatatttcccttgcttgtaagtgattttaatgtatttgcttgatgatttttgtatttttggaacccctaaagcataagctttcataagaggggattattttgcaaaatgatgaagagtctagggttttaccatgagagtaaatgtgttgtttgctgtgtttttatgtaagattatgagtcctagttgtctaataaacaacttttgtgaaagaaattgcatgaaaataccttaaaaatgggtaaattgctaagttgtaaaataagttgtaaatgtgtaaaatagttgaaattatgagttgctatagttatgaaaatggttcatctagactcaaggagtaaagaaatgtgataaaaattaatttacgagcattggggcaaaagtgcaaatatgcaaaagtttaggggtcaaaatgaaaatttttaaaaatatgatttttagacccatatgaatattgtgactgattggtaggctaaatgtgatgttatagatgatgaaaattgagatttggacctagaacagaAAGAAATCGATTTATGGACGAGTATgtcttttcacctttgtggtatcgaggtaagttcatgtgtaaataatgtagcataattgttatttttaagttattgatgttaaatatatgatatgctgatttttatcatgaaatatatgctttgtggttattttcgaataaaatgcaagttatgtgtattatctgttaaatataaagtgctaccgagtattggtttcggtattttacggaagatggtaaggatatgtgttcgaggaaaatcccgtttgaaccttaggaatagattaggatacaagggacatgtcactaggatggttgagcatccgaactcgttgagttgagtccgagttcacttatggatgcgaatgttcgaactcgttgagttgagtctgagttcgtgagatgtaactaggcatctgagctcgttgagttgagtccgagttcacttatggatgcgaacgcccgagctcgttgagttgagttcgagttcatttatgggcgggttacatggtagcttggctgcatatgtggcacttatgtgcaaactttccatgtatccgaattatattccgatgtgttcaacgggtaaaattctactcaaaaggaggaatactcgagatgaaagggacgtattggtaaatgttgtaaaatggatactttgaacaggtatgtacttaaccctcgtgttgaaaactcgacataacaacaatatggtaatatggtaaatgaaaatgtgatatgaatgtctcggtgatgattatacaaacgatgttgtattaattttgtgaacaatgatcatgaatgaggaatttagccttgacagatttgagttactgcagtagtgtaactttgaaaatacactaaaaatagtgaaaattgagttagaggtagaataaaatatgggattaaatctctatgagtctattttcacatgaaagaaacaggggaagaaaaagaattccatattgtgtgatatttgaattcttgtgaaacagggtctgaatgaattcgagatcaactgttctaactttagaaattcaccaaaaattgtacaaaaattattaagagttataccttacatgcatagattctttattgagtctatttttatgggaaataaatggcatggtcgttggaattttgtacagggagaaatttggtttgtaGTGCACAGGTGTCAGAATGGTCataccctaaaataggggagactttaactaagaaactgtactatttggcttaaccaaaattctggaaattttatggaagaaaggaaaataagtctagtttcagggaaaaataacggaacttaattcagagtttcgtagctccagatataaataatttagtgactgttgctcaggaagacaacttgtagtgaacttgagaatatgttgtaaacattgataaaacaagttaatgagttgcttattgttttcatatgaacttactaagcgaaagcttacccccacttctttcccatgttttttagagtttccaggttagctcgggttggaggccgtcagagatattatcactcTATCGAGTTAACGTTATCGGAGTAAGTAA
This window of the Gossypium hirsutum isolate 1008001.06 chromosome A09, Gossypium_hirsutum_v2.1, whole genome shotgun sequence genome carries:
- the LOC107921274 gene encoding beta-adaptin-like protein C yields the protein MAFQSLEVKKLVYLYLLHYAEKRPNEALLSINCFQKDLGDPNPLVRAWALRTMVGIRLHVIAPLVLVAMGKCARDPSVYVRKCAVVLFQKYMICA